In Flammeovirgaceae bacterium 311, one DNA window encodes the following:
- a CDS encoding NHL repeat containing protein (COG2133 Glucose/sorbosone dehydrogenases) gives MSNKQEVSPLNRGFKIGKGPIKTSITSGEALQRTGVPARPVIDSSDVVVPDGYHVEPVMAGLSFPTDIAFADDGTVFVSEGGSSWPTRPYMPARVIMLRPNGETEALNMNVHAGPRGIAWREGWLYMCIKGGYHMQVARYDLKTEKLEILIDKLPSGGWHEPGGPLFGTDGLMYFGNGSVSQQGVILPAGFTVDMAKHPLAHDVPGQDVTLTGNNVWSRDPRMPYPYLTETGPFKPFGTPAQKGEVIKGSVFCNSAVWRSKPDGTDIELLAWGIRNPFGMAINEEGELYVADNDFEEKGERAIANDPDRIWHIKNAKLPYGSVTKPDWYGFPDICGDGLPVNHESHLPAKGKAAELFLQDPPPWAGPAAFLEQPHSCMCRMDFSKSDFFGHRGELFVAEWGSMAPLNSPRPEDLNHGFRVIRVNVKQGTAEPFMHNQNMGPASTWGTGGIERPVSCKFSPDGTNLYVLDFGHVRLTKGSMFAFAHTGVLWKISKK, from the coding sequence ATGTCAAATAAGCAAGAGGTGTCCCCCCTTAACAGGGGCTTCAAAATAGGCAAAGGTCCTATCAAGACTAGTATAACTTCTGGAGAAGCACTGCAGCGGACAGGTGTTCCTGCACGTCCTGTGATCGATAGCAGTGATGTTGTAGTACCCGATGGATACCATGTAGAACCAGTAATGGCAGGACTTTCTTTTCCCACCGATATTGCCTTTGCCGATGATGGGACGGTGTTTGTTAGTGAAGGCGGCAGCTCCTGGCCCACGCGACCCTACATGCCTGCCAGGGTTATTATGCTGCGCCCAAATGGTGAAACAGAGGCCCTTAACATGAATGTGCATGCCGGTCCCCGGGGCATAGCCTGGCGTGAAGGATGGCTTTATATGTGCATCAAGGGTGGCTATCATATGCAGGTGGCCAGGTACGATCTTAAAACAGAAAAGCTCGAGATACTGATTGACAAACTTCCCAGCGGAGGATGGCACGAACCCGGTGGTCCACTTTTTGGTACTGATGGCCTTATGTACTTTGGGAATGGCTCAGTATCACAGCAAGGCGTAATATTGCCGGCAGGGTTCACCGTCGACATGGCCAAACATCCGCTGGCCCATGATGTGCCTGGACAAGATGTTACCCTAACCGGCAATAATGTTTGGAGCCGGGACCCACGCATGCCTTACCCATACCTAACAGAAACAGGTCCCTTTAAACCATTTGGAACACCAGCCCAAAAAGGAGAAGTGATAAAGGGTTCTGTTTTTTGTAATTCTGCTGTGTGGCGCTCTAAACCTGATGGTACCGATATAGAACTTTTGGCCTGGGGAATCCGCAATCCTTTTGGCATGGCCATCAATGAAGAAGGAGAGCTTTATGTAGCAGATAATGATTTTGAGGAAAAAGGAGAACGCGCAATTGCCAACGATCCCGATCGTATCTGGCACATCAAAAATGCAAAACTGCCCTATGGCTCCGTTACCAAGCCCGACTGGTATGGCTTCCCTGATATCTGTGGTGATGGATTGCCTGTAAACCATGAAAGTCACCTGCCGGCCAAAGGCAAAGCAGCTGAGTTATTCCTGCAGGACCCACCCCCATGGGCAGGTCCGGCCGCTTTCCTGGAACAGCCCCACTCCTGCATGTGCCGGATGGATTTTTCTAAATCTGACTTTTTTGGTCATAGGGGCGAATTATTTGTGGCCGAGTGGGGCTCCATGGCTCCCCTGAACTCTCCGCGGCCCGAAGACCTCAACCATGGCTTTCGGGTAATACGGGTAAATGTAAAACAGGGTACTGCCGAGCCTTTTATGCACAACCAAAATATGGGGCCAGCTTCCACATGGGGTACTGGGGGTATTGAGCGGCCGGTATCCTGCAAATTCAGTCCTGATGGCACAAATTTGTATGTGCTGGACTTTGGTCACGTCCGCCTCACCAAAGGCAGCATGTTTGCCTTTGCTCATACTGGTGTATTATGGAAAATCAGCAAAAAGTAA
- a CDS encoding insertion element iS1 1/5/6 protein insB encodes MHRQTAIKILEQRVQQLSFKHWQSSYDQVQIDELYSFVESKENKRWLLYAYAPETDEVLARGAQPGSGETEAGKLWNCFISS; translated from the coding sequence GTGCATAGGCAAACAGCGATAAAGATACTGGAGCAAAGGGTGCAGCAGCTAAGCTTCAAACACTGGCAAAGCAGCTATGATCAGGTGCAGATAGATGAACTCTACAGCTTTGTTGAGAGCAAAGAAAACAAGCGGTGGCTCCTGTATGCTTATGCTCCTGAAACAGATGAAGTGCTGGCTCGGGGCGCGCAGCCTGGCAGTGGGGAGACAGAAGCTGGCAAACTGTGGAATTGCTTTATAAGCAGTTAG